Genomic DNA from Leptospiraceae bacterium:
TATATTTCCTCTATTTTGCAAGTATTTTTTGGTGTATAGTCTATTTTTTCTTGGAGCTATACAGTTGAAATTTGGGGGAATAAGGAGTTGCAATCTGATGTTAAGTTAAGAAAGAAGAATTAACCACGAAGGGCACGAAGAACACGAAGCGATGCTCTGAGCTTGCTGAATGTGAAAAGAAGCTGCTGGGAAATTTCGACTCATGGACGAGGTTTATTCATCTCTAGACGATGTTTGTTCATCTCTAGACGTGGTTTGTTTGTCTCTAGACGTGGTTTGTTTGTCTTCGATCGGTATTTGTTCGTCCTTAGACTGGCTTTGTTCGCCTCTGGACGGGGTTTGTTCATCTCTTTATGTAGTTTGTTCACATCTATACGCGCTTTGTTCGCCTCTGGACGGCCTTTGATGAATTTTGATGTTCTAAGTTTTGCTTTTTCGTTCTAGGAATCCCCCCTGCCCCCCTTTGCGAAAGGGGGTAATTGTAATAAGTCACACTTGAAACTATTTCTGCTTATACTGCAAAGAAAACCTTCCCACAAAACCCCCTTTTGCAAAGGGGGATCAAGGGGGATTCTTACCCCTACAAACCTTCCACAATCCAAATCTCCTCCTCCGTCAACCCATACAACTTATACACCATCTCATCAATCTCCTTCTCCCATTTGCCTGTATCCGCAGCAGGGTCTTTCTTTTTGGCTTCGATGATTTTCTAGACGAGTTTCTTAAAAGGAAGTTCTTGTTTCTCGGTGATTTGTTTGACTGGGATTTTTTCAAAGAATACTTTTCTTAATCACCCTTTCCTGCACTCTTCTTTTTAAATCTATCACCACATCTTCAAAACGATTCAATATCTCTTCATTCGTATATCGCACAACTTCAATTCCATAGCTATTCAAAACTTTTGTCCTATGCTCATCATACTCCTTCGCATCTGCGGATAAGTGTGATTCTCCGTCAATTTCAACCACGAGTTTTAGTTCATGACAATAAAAATCTACAATATACTCATCAATAGGCTTTTGCCTCAAGAATCTTAATCCATTTAGATTATCTTTTGCAAATAGTTGAGACCAAATATTTTTTTCTGCAAGCGTCATGTTCCGTCTTAACTTGCATGCTTTTTCTTTTAAGTTTTTGTTGAATGGTAGCACTTTTAATCCCCCTGCCCTAAGATGCTATTTTTTTTGAAAATTCCCCCAGTTTTTTTAACACAAAGCTCACTAAGTATGCACAAAGAACACTAGGGAAGATATTTAACCTTTGTGCACTTTGTGAAACCTTTGTGACCTTTGTGTTAAATCTTTAGTTGGAAGAATTTCCTTGCTGTGCCACAACAATTTTATCATATTCCTCCAATCGCCCCCTCCGTCACCCCATACAAACTATACACCATCTCATCCATTTCCGAAAAATCAGCGTTAGGCGCAGAGAATGTATTTTTTCTATCAAACTACAAAAGGTAATTCTATACAAAAATCAATTAGAACTTGGTTATTCTTTTCGATGTAATTTTTTAGATTGGATACTCTGATTTTTCCTTTGTGGTTTTGAATTATTTTTTCTACATAGCAAAGTCCGAGACCGAAATCCAAAGTTGGAAAAGATTCAAATACATATTTAGAAATTCTAAAGAAGGGTTCAAATATAATATTCTCGTATCCCTGCCCGATTCCATTTTGTTCTTTGGTCTTTGAATCCGGTGAGTTTAAAAAAGAAATTTGAAAGCTTTCATTTATTTTTTCAAATAGAATATAAATTTTACTGCCTTGATCCGAAAACTTGAATGCATTGAATAACAATTCTCTCACAGCCTTCTTAAAATAATCAGAATTAATCTGTATTTTTTTTGTATTCGATGTTTGAATATTTTTTGCTACAGCTACACTATTGCCTCTAACCGATTGATAGGGGATAAGTTCTTTTACAACGTCTTCAATTATTCTGTGCAATTCTTGGATAGAAATATGATCTTTAGGCAAATCAACGTTAATCACATACTCAATGTCTCCGATAGTCTGGACTAATTTTTTTGAATACTCTGCATTTTCAAAAAGTGTATCAAGAACATCCTTTGGAACTGTATATTGATTATCTTCTAATACAGACGCTGACTTGATTAGGTCAACAATTGGATTTAGAGTTCCGAGTCCGGCACCCTGGATTAGACCTGTGTTAATACTTGTAATCAATCCGCCTTCCATTTTGCTAGAATCTTTTTTAATCAGATTTTCTTTGTATAAATTCCAGTTCAGTTGGTATTCAATTCGGATTTCTCTTTCTTTCTGTAAGTTTTCACTTATGATTTTAAGTTCCGCAAATTCAAAAGCTTTGCTCACTCTATTTATAAATTCCGATGCATTAAATGGCTTAACTATATAATCATGAATCCCAGTTTTAAAAAGCTCCACCACTTTTTTAACTTCTGTCTCAGAGGTGAGCATTATGAAAACAGGATGATGACCTGATTGAAATACATTCATCATGAATTCTCTTCCATTCATCTCAGGCATATCTAAATCGGAAATCACAACTAGGGTAGGATTTTCTAAAAATAAATCCAGTGCTTCTTTTCCATTTGTCGCGCAGATTACTTCGAAGTTTGCTTTTTCCAAAGCAACTCGAATCAATTCTAGCATATTGAGATCATCATCTACTGCTATTAGTTTGTTTTTCATTTCTTTCCTAGCGGCAAAGTAAAAGTAAACTTACTTCCTTTTCCGAATTCACTTTCTACTCTGATATTTCCATCTTGCAATTCTACAAATTCTTTACACAAAATAAGTCCAAGCCCAGTTCCTTTTTCTTTATCAGTTCCGGAATCTATTCTAAAGATTTTATCTAAGTTTTTAGGATTAATCCCTATGCCTGTATCCGTTACAGATATTTCAAAATAGTCTTCTTTCTTTTGTGTGGATACTATTACTTTGCCGTTTGGGTGAGTAAACTTAATCGCATTTGTTAAAAGGTTTCGAAGGATTGTCTTTGTCAGGGAATCGTCTGCAAAAACTGTCTCGTCTTCCATACATTCGTTTTCGATTGCGATATTTTTATTCAGTGCGTTTCCTTGCACAAGTGGAATTACATTCGCCACTAGACAATTTATCGAAATATTTTGTAGATTAACAGTAATTTTCCCTGTTTGTGATTTTGCCCACTCCATTAACGTATTAAGCAAATCAAATGCAGATTTTGAAGTAGAAAGAATCATCTCGTTGTATTTCAAAAGCTCAGGGATATCTACATTCGTATTCTCAATCAGATCAGCCTCTATGATTTCCGAAAGTCCTATAATGCCAGCGAACGGATTACGCAGATCATGCGCTATGATACTAAAGAATTTATCTTTTGTGGCATTTAGTTCGACTAATTTTTCACGTGACTGTTTTATTTCAATTTGAGTTGCCACTCGCACAATCAATTCTGCTGTATTAAAAGGTTTTGTAATATAATCCACTGCACCGAGTTCAAATCCATGCACTATTTTTTCTGACTCAACCATTGCAGTAAGAAATATCACTGGAATTTCTTTTGTGTCTGGATTTGCTTTTAGTGTCGCGCATACTTCAAAGCCATCCATTTCCGGCATTTGAATATCGAGTAAAATTAAATCAGGCTCTTCTGTTTTTACTAGTTCGAGAGATTGCTTTCCTGAAGTTGCGACAGATATACTATATCCCTTGTCTCGAAGAATATTTCCCAATACTTGAATATTCTTCGGTGTATCATCTACAATTAAAATTAAAGGCTTCTTTGTTGTTTTCATTTTCTTTCCTCATCATTAATATAGCTGGATAATTTTTCCAATGTGGCATAGATTATTTCTATATTGAATGTATCAATGCTGTCTTTTAATTGGATAGAGTATTCATTTAGCTGTGGTATATTGTGTTTTACCGCGAATACTTCTAACTCCTTTTGGAAATCCAGCAGGTCGTCTGAATTTAATGTCTTCTGTAATTTTATAATTCGCAAAAGAAATTTTTCATTGAACATAGCCTTCATTTCTATTGGTAACTTTTCGTATGTAGCCATTGGTAATGCGTTTGTTTTAATTGGAATCACAGATGGCTCTTCGTAAGGGAGGTATTTTGTAAGTAAGGCAAGTAGATCATATTTATAAATCGGCTTTAGTAAAAAATCATTTGCCATACTACCTAGTTTATCTTTTTCATGCGTCATAGCCGATGCAGTGAGGATAATGATGGGTATCTGTTTTAAATCATTGTCCGATTTTAAGATACTAATTGCTGTTGCTCCATCCATCACAGGCATCTGCATATCCATTAATATAAGGTCAGGTATTTTTTGACGTGCTACTTCAATGCATTCTTTTCCATTTTCTGTTTCTATTATAGTGATATTGAATGGCTCTAAATATTCTTTTACTACCTTTCTGTTTGAAATTATATCTTCTGCTATCAGTAGAATCGGATTATGAAAGTGTATATTTTTAAGCCAACTGCTATCTGCATTTGTTTTATCATCCTTATTCATTACACCAATTTCTATATCAAAAAGGGAAACACTAAAAATCGAACCTTGACCATACGTGCTTGCTACAGAAATAGTTCCACCAAGAAGTTCCACTAAGCGACTCGTAATGCTTAAACCGAGACCTGTTCCCCCATTCGTTCTTTTATTATGAATAACTACTTGCCTAAATGGCTCGAAAATATTTGTAAATTCACTTTCAGGAATACCAATTCCAGAATCTTTAACGGAAAATAGTAAATCAACTCTACTATCTTCTTCCTTCTTGGGGATAATGGCAACAGTTATAGCAACTCCTCCTTTATCTGTGAATTTTACTGCATTGCCAATTATATTATAGAAAATCTGTCTAAGATATTTTTCATCTGTAATTAGGCTCAAAGGAATCTCACCTGCAATATCAATGGATAGCGTTATTCCTTTTTCTTTTGCTCTCAATGCAAAGACGGAGCGTATTTCATTTATCAGTGCATCCAAACTTATAGGTTGATTGTTTACCACCATGCGACCTGCTTCCACTTTGGAAAGATCAAGAATGTCGTTTATCAGGTTTAACAATACTTTGCCGCTCTGAATTATATTTCCTAAATACTCCGTATATTCTTTGTTACCTTCTAGCTTTTCTTGGAGTATACTTGAAAAACCTACTATCGCATTGAGTGGAGTTCTTATTTCATGACTCATATTTGCGAGAAATTCGCTTTTCATTTTGTTCGCGTCTTCTGCAATTTGTTTTGCTTGCTTCAATTCAATTTCAGTTTTCTTAGCATTGGTGACATCGGTAGTGATTATACCCAATCCTTCTCCAGCTTTAAAAGCTTTGATCGTAACATAATATGCATTTAATTGTGAATCTTTAGGTTGAACACTTTCTAGAAGTAAAGGCTCGCCCGTTTTCTTTACATTCAGGTATGCTGTCAGTCTTTCTGATCCCGCAAGACCTGGAGCCAATTCAGTCATATTTTTACCTATTAACTCTTCTTTCGGAAGGGAACGAAACCATTTTAGGCTTGCTTGAT
This window encodes:
- a CDS encoding response regulator, whose amino-acid sequence is MIGRTSPELDFVVDREAREERVTVIKEGNPISLFDLQFRTKSGELGNALGVVAILNHKGESLAFTHLIDITEQKKTEEALRISQERLSSFMDSAIDGLSLYDSDLNLIETNQASLKWFRSLPKEELIGKNMTELAPGLAGSERLTAYLNVKKTGEPLLLESVQPKDSQLNAYYVTIKAFKAGEGLGIITTDVTNAKKTEIELKQAKQIAEDANKMKSEFLANMSHEIRTPLNAIVGFSSILQEKLEGNKEYTEYLGNIIQSGKVLLNLINDILDLSKVEAGRMVVNNQPISLDALINEIRSVFALRAKEKGITLSIDIAGEIPLSLITDEKYLRQIFYNIIGNAVKFTDKGGVAITVAIIPKKEEDSRVDLLFSVKDSGIGIPESEFTNIFEPFRQVVIHNKRTNGGTGLGLSITSRLVELLGGTISVASTYGQGSIFSVSLFDIEIGVMNKDDKTNADSSWLKNIHFHNPILLIAEDIISNRKVVKEYLEPFNITIIETENGKECIEVARQKIPDLILMDMQMPVMDGATAISILKSDNDLKQIPIIILTASAMTHEKDKLGSMANDFLLKPIYKYDLLALLTKYLPYEEPSVIPIKTNALPMATYEKLPIEMKAMFNEKFLLRIIKLQKTLNSDDLLDFQKELEVFAVKHNIPQLNEYSIQLKDSIDTFNIEIIYATLEKLSSYINDEERK
- a CDS encoding endonuclease domain-containing protein, yielding MTLAEKNIWSQLFAKDNLNGLRFLRQKPIDEYIVDFYCHELKLVVEIDGESHLSADAKEYDEHRTKVLNSYGIEVVRYTNEEILNRFEDVVIDLKRRVQERVIKKSIL
- a CDS encoding hybrid sensor histidine kinase/response regulator, giving the protein MKTTKKPLILIVDDTPKNIQVLGNILRDKGYSISVATSGKQSLELVKTEEPDLILLDIQMPEMDGFEVCATLKANPDTKEIPVIFLTAMVESEKIVHGFELGAVDYITKPFNTAELIVRVATQIEIKQSREKLVELNATKDKFFSIIAHDLRNPFAGIIGLSEIIEADLIENTNVDIPELLKYNEMILSTSKSAFDLLNTLMEWAKSQTGKITVNLQNISINCLVANVIPLVQGNALNKNIAIENECMEDETVFADDSLTKTILRNLLTNAIKFTHPNGKVIVSTQKKEDYFEISVTDTGIGINPKNLDKIFRIDSGTDKEKGTGLGLILCKEFVELQDGNIRVESEFGKGSKFTFTLPLGKK
- a CDS encoding response regulator, with the protein product MKNKLIAVDDDLNMLELIRVALEKANFEVICATNGKEALDLFLENPTLVVISDLDMPEMNGREFMMNVFQSGHHPVFIMLTSETEVKKVVELFKTGIHDYIVKPFNASEFINRVSKAFEFAELKIISENLQKEREIRIEYQLNWNLYKENLIKKDSSKMEGGLITSINTGLIQGAGLGTLNPIVDLIKSASVLEDNQYTVPKDVLDTLFENAEYSKKLVQTIGDIEYVINVDLPKDHISIQELHRIIEDVVKELIPYQSVRGNSVAVAKNIQTSNTKKIQINSDYFKKAVRELLFNAFKFSDQGSKIYILFEKINESFQISFLNSPDSKTKEQNGIGQGYENIIFEPFFRISKYVFESFPTLDFGLGLCYVEKIIQNHKGKIRVSNLKNYIEKNNQVLIDFCIELPFVV